The Stratiformator vulcanicus genome has a segment encoding these proteins:
- the cyoE gene encoding heme o synthase — MSVGEVGTADGTAMAPHVFPREDAAPGLLVRLADYRELAKPRIALMALITVAVGYFVAGGAAEPWRLLATFAGIGLIAAASGALNQWLESDTDALMLRTADRPLPAGRLSSNSALLFGVFCAVGGTVWLLAGVNLLTAALAVATLLLYVFVYTPLKRVSSASTAIGAIPGALPPVLGWTAATGELSSGALVLFGILFLWQFPHFLAIAWLYRRQYESAGLKLLPGGGIIDGMTGWIAVVYAVLLIPTSLLAISLGLGGVGYAIVAGVLGAGYAVCSVAFALSESTKTARRLLWASLVYLPTVLIALTIDAFGVYG, encoded by the coding sequence ATGAGTGTTGGCGAAGTCGGAACCGCAGACGGAACGGCCATGGCGCCACACGTGTTTCCGCGTGAGGATGCCGCGCCCGGTCTGCTCGTGCGACTGGCGGATTATCGCGAACTCGCGAAGCCCCGGATCGCTCTGATGGCTCTCATCACCGTTGCCGTCGGCTATTTCGTCGCAGGCGGCGCGGCGGAGCCGTGGCGGCTTCTCGCCACATTTGCCGGGATCGGACTCATCGCCGCCGCCAGCGGTGCCCTGAACCAGTGGCTTGAATCGGATACCGACGCCCTTATGCTCCGGACCGCTGATCGGCCACTGCCGGCAGGTCGACTTTCATCAAATTCCGCGCTGCTGTTTGGAGTCTTTTGCGCGGTCGGCGGAACGGTCTGGCTGCTGGCAGGTGTCAACTTGCTGACGGCGGCATTGGCCGTAGCAACTCTTCTGCTTTACGTCTTCGTTTACACACCGCTCAAACGTGTCAGCTCGGCCAGCACGGCGATCGGCGCAATCCCCGGTGCTTTGCCGCCGGTGCTCGGTTGGACGGCGGCAACCGGCGAGTTGTCGAGCGGAGCGCTCGTGCTGTTCGGAATCCTGTTTCTCTGGCAATTCCCCCACTTCTTGGCGATCGCGTGGTTATATCGCCGCCAATACGAGTCCGCGGGGCTGAAGCTGTTGCCGGGTGGTGGAATCATCGATGGCATGACGGGCTGGATTGCTGTTGTCTACGCCGTGCTGCTGATCCCGACGAGTCTGTTGGCGATTTCGCTCGGCCTTGGCGGGGTAGGCTACGCCATTGTGGCGGGCGTCCTGGGAGCGGGATACGCAGTGTGCAGCGTGGCTTTTGCACTTTCAGAGTCGACGAAGACCGCGCGGCGACTGCTATGGGCGTCACTCGTTTACCTGCCGACCGTGCTGATCGCTTTGACGATCGATGCCTTCGGCGTCTACGGTTAA
- a CDS encoding ABC transporter ATP-binding protein, which produces MIPSSDAITISDLEHHYGELRALAGVSFDVRPGEIFGLLGPNGGGKTTLFRILSTLLPVQKGRASIGGFDVATQPGRVRALVGVTFQSPSLDGKLTVRENLKHQGHLYGLRGKMLQERIEHATNRLQLSDRLHDRADSLSGGLKRRVEIAKGLLHNPDVLLLDEPSTGLDPGARHDLWRFLGDLRGDGRMTVLVTTHLMEEAERCDRLGILNRGELVACDTPDALRASIGGDCLTIRSGEPEVLAERVRDRFQVDVGRLGDQLRIESQDGHELLRDLVAEFSPQVEAVTLGKPTLEDVFIARTGHQFWEEESP; this is translated from the coding sequence ATGATCCCTTCGTCAGACGCCATCACCATCAGCGACCTGGAGCACCATTACGGTGAACTCCGGGCGCTCGCGGGCGTAAGTTTCGATGTCCGACCCGGCGAAATATTTGGTCTGCTCGGACCAAACGGTGGCGGGAAGACGACCCTCTTTCGCATTCTGTCGACATTGCTGCCGGTCCAGAAAGGGCGGGCTTCCATCGGCGGTTTTGATGTCGCCACGCAACCCGGTCGGGTCCGCGCCCTTGTTGGAGTGACGTTCCAGTCACCCAGTCTTGATGGAAAATTGACGGTCCGAGAGAACCTTAAACATCAAGGTCACCTCTACGGGCTACGCGGCAAAATGCTGCAGGAACGCATCGAACACGCCACGAATCGTCTGCAATTGAGCGATCGATTGCATGACCGGGCCGATTCGCTATCAGGCGGGTTGAAGCGTCGGGTCGAAATTGCGAAGGGGTTGCTGCACAACCCGGACGTGCTGCTGCTTGACGAACCCAGCACCGGGCTCGACCCCGGCGCTCGGCACGACCTGTGGCGATTCTTGGGCGACCTGCGGGGCGACGGACGGATGACCGTTCTCGTCACGACCCATTTGATGGAAGAAGCCGAGCGATGCGACCGGCTCGGCATCCTGAATCGAGGCGAACTGGTCGCTTGCGACACGCCGGATGCCTTGCGGGCGTCGATCGGCGGGGACTGCCTCACGATTCGCTCCGGGGAACCGGAAGTACTTGCCGAACGGGTCAGAGACCGCTTTCAGGTCGACGTCGGACGGTTGGGAGACCAACTTCGCATCGAATCACAGGACGGTCATGAGTTGCTGCGCGATCTTGTCGCCGAGTTTTCACCGCAAGTCGAAGCGGTCACGCTCGGCAAACCCACGCTGGAGGACGTATTCATCGCACGGACCGGCCACCAATTTTGGGAGGAGGAAAGCCCATGA
- a CDS encoding ABC transporter permease produces MSAPAPPEDAVATVDAPVENSKTEAPEYAAVWLPAWSLAVRELVRFFRQRTRVIGAVGQPVVFWILLGAGLHGSFEPPEWAPAEMTYQEFFFPGIAVLIILFTAIFSTISIIEDRREGFLQGVLVAPVPRISIVMGKVGGGAAIAILQATIFLIVGPLLSLVGLAPGLELSVSLSVIPATLAMLVVIAVGLTALGYCLAWPMESTQGYHAVMSVFLLPMWLLSGSFFPASSGWLGWVVFLNPLSYGVAGLRRAMYPAGTLGEAAGLPSGPICAAVSVGFAVVCMGVAVWLSNRRTTTDLR; encoded by the coding sequence ATGAGTGCTCCCGCCCCTCCTGAAGACGCCGTGGCAACTGTCGATGCTCCGGTTGAAAATTCGAAGACGGAAGCTCCCGAGTACGCGGCCGTTTGGCTCCCGGCGTGGTCGCTGGCGGTCCGTGAGTTGGTCCGTTTCTTCAGACAACGAACGCGAGTAATCGGCGCCGTTGGTCAGCCGGTCGTGTTCTGGATTTTGCTCGGCGCCGGACTTCACGGTTCGTTCGAACCGCCCGAGTGGGCTCCTGCGGAGATGACCTATCAGGAATTCTTCTTCCCCGGCATCGCGGTCCTGATCATCTTGTTCACGGCGATTTTTTCGACCATTTCGATCATCGAAGATCGGCGGGAGGGCTTTCTGCAAGGAGTGCTCGTCGCACCGGTCCCGCGCATTTCGATTGTGATGGGCAAGGTCGGCGGCGGGGCGGCGATCGCGATACTGCAGGCCACGATCTTTCTAATCGTCGGTCCGTTGCTGTCGTTGGTGGGACTGGCTCCGGGCCTGGAACTGTCGGTTTCACTCTCCGTCATTCCGGCAACGCTGGCGATGCTTGTGGTCATTGCCGTCGGATTGACCGCGTTGGGTTATTGCCTGGCATGGCCGATGGAATCAACGCAAGGATATCACGCCGTCATGAGCGTGTTCCTGCTGCCCATGTGGCTGTTGTCGGGTTCGTTTTTCCCGGCCAGTTCTGGATGGCTCGGCTGGGTCGTCTTTCTTAACCCCTTATCGTACGGAGTGGCGGGGCTCCGGCGGGCGATGTACCCGGCCGGCACCCTCGGCGAGGCCGCGGGCCTTCCGTCGGGACCGATTTGTGCCGCGGTCTCGGTCGGTTTCGCCGTCGTCTGCATGGGAGTTGCCGTGTGGCTGTCGAATCGACGCACCACAACTGATCTGCGGTAG
- a CDS encoding SCO family protein, which translates to MSIPQQSTRSTAPIRRPALIFGGVLWLVAFGALILLFYKMPEGALTSEVPPVEEQSESIWGNEPIRNFSLTDSTGSEVTRQDLAGKPFVVGFIFTRCAGPCPRVSGQMRLLQDKMKALKIDARLVTLTVDPDYDTPEILAQYAEIFGADSERWIFLTGQKSNVYQLITDDFLMPVQEMEGDERQPGFEVLHTTNLLLIDEDGVVRGKYNAVLPNEMEDLKRELATRAGS; encoded by the coding sequence GTGAGTATTCCGCAGCAGAGCACTCGTTCGACCGCGCCGATCCGTCGCCCCGCGTTAATATTCGGAGGCGTTCTGTGGCTCGTCGCGTTTGGAGCATTAATTCTTCTGTTCTATAAGATGCCGGAGGGGGCACTGACGTCCGAAGTTCCACCTGTCGAAGAACAGTCGGAATCGATCTGGGGGAATGAACCGATCCGCAATTTCTCGCTCACCGACTCCACCGGGTCGGAAGTGACGCGTCAGGATCTCGCAGGGAAGCCGTTCGTCGTGGGTTTCATCTTCACACGATGTGCGGGACCCTGTCCGAGGGTCAGCGGACAGATGCGGCTCTTGCAGGACAAGATGAAAGCCTTAAAGATCGACGCCCGGCTCGTCACATTGACCGTCGACCCCGATTACGACACTCCGGAGATACTCGCTCAGTACGCTGAAATCTTCGGGGCCGACTCCGAAAGATGGATTTTTTTGACCGGTCAGAAAAGTAATGTCTATCAATTAATTACCGACGACTTCCTGATGCCGGTACAGGAGATGGAAGGCGACGAGCGACAGCCCGGTTTCGAAGTCTTGCACACGACGAATCTGTTGCTCATCGATGAAGACGGCGTCGTCCGCGGAAAATATAACGCGGTGCTGCCGAATGAAATGGAAGACTTGAAACGTGAACTGGCAACGAGGGCTGGCTCCTAA
- a CDS encoding DUF420 domain-containing protein, producing the protein MPDELPDWIAALPAINAALNSLATLCLAAAFIAIKKKRVHLHRNLMLTAFGISIAFLACYLTYHEGLRQYTGEAGRAFTGQGIIRPIYFTILISHIILAVTVPVLAIAAIYQAWRKNWSAHKSVVKYAFPVWMYVSVTGVVIYFMLYHWVGPAL; encoded by the coding sequence GTGCCTGACGAACTACCAGATTGGATTGCCGCATTGCCCGCGATCAATGCGGCGCTCAATTCGCTCGCCACGCTCTGCCTGGCCGCTGCGTTTATTGCGATTAAGAAGAAGCGAGTTCATCTGCATCGAAATTTGATGCTGACGGCCTTTGGGATCTCGATCGCATTTCTTGCCTGCTACCTGACCTACCACGAGGGCTTGCGACAATACACCGGCGAGGCGGGCCGCGCCTTTACGGGGCAGGGCATCATCCGGCCGATTTACTTCACCATCTTAATTTCTCACATCATCCTGGCTGTCACCGTCCCGGTTTTGGCAATCGCCGCGATTTACCAAGCCTGGCGAAAGAACTGGTCGGCCCACAAAAGCGTGGTGAAGTATGCGTTTCCAGTTTGGATGTACGTTTCGGTCACCGGTGTTGTGATATATTTCATGCTGTACCACTGGGTCGGTCCCGCATTGTGA
- a CDS encoding sugar phosphate isomerase/epimerase family protein: MPETLLKAAVPTRLFETGIKQAIENAATFGVTGVQVDVRSELTADEFGESARRQLTNLLGDFGLKIAAAEFPLKRKFMDEYGLDERIAVLTAAIEFAAVMKAPVLSFPIWGLPTADHDEDQNEYRLAVELLADLARLGDHFGVLLAPMPVGNEALRLGRILAEVDTGPTGVYLDPAAVAVSGDKLRTVVSELHDRIAQVRIRDAVRDMDGRVLEVPVGRGEVDWSETIAVLQEASFDGWYIADRSEGSEKLGDVSRALSFLHNVAFGS, translated from the coding sequence ATGCCGGAGACGCTTCTCAAAGCCGCCGTTCCCACGCGTCTGTTCGAAACGGGTATCAAGCAGGCCATCGAAAATGCCGCCACCTTTGGTGTCACTGGCGTGCAAGTCGACGTCCGCAGCGAATTGACGGCCGATGAATTTGGCGAGTCCGCGCGGAGACAGCTCACGAATCTGCTGGGAGATTTCGGCCTGAAAATCGCCGCCGCGGAATTTCCGCTGAAGCGCAAATTTATGGACGAATACGGTCTCGATGAACGCATCGCCGTACTAACCGCCGCCATCGAATTTGCTGCCGTGATGAAAGCGCCGGTGCTCTCGTTCCCGATCTGGGGACTGCCGACGGCCGATCACGATGAAGACCAAAATGAGTACCGATTGGCGGTCGAGTTATTGGCCGACCTCGCCCGTCTCGGCGACCACTTCGGCGTGCTGCTCGCCCCGATGCCGGTGGGCAATGAGGCGTTGCGGCTCGGTCGCATTTTGGCCGAAGTCGATACCGGTCCGACCGGCGTATATCTCGACCCCGCCGCAGTCGCAGTTAGCGGCGACAAACTCCGGACCGTCGTTTCCGAGCTGCACGACCGCATCGCTCAAGTGCGAATCCGGGACGCCGTTCGTGATATGGACGGTCGCGTCCTCGAGGTTCCCGTCGGTCGCGGTGAAGTCGATTGGAGCGAGACGATCGCCGTGCTGCAGGAGGCGTCGTTCGATGGCTGGTATATCGCCGATCGATCCGAAGGATCAGAAAAACTTGGCGACGTCTCGCGGGCACTGAGCTTTCTCCACAATGTCGCGTTCGGATCGTGA
- the xseA gene encoding exodeoxyribonuclease VII large subunit, which produces MNVPEPLGVAELTRQLKELVEANFPHVAVRGEVSGLMRAGSGHVYFTLKDEKAQIRGVMWRTRASRLRFDLEDGMDVIAAGPVEIYAARGSYQLICEELIPVGVGPLELAFRQLQEKLSREGLFDSERKRPLPRIPNRIAIVTSPTSAAVRDMLQVISRRWPAAPIVILPVRVQGEGAAKEIAAALGQIHRLLDVDLVITGRGGGSLEDLWAFNEEIVARAIAECPVPVVSAVGHEIDVTIADLVADRRALTPSEAGELAVPDRAEWRALLDRQSDRLMRGLRSTADRARTRLESVKNHRVFNRPEEIIRERTQHVDLLQERFTRGARELLRRQRSALDARAAELDALSPLGVLRRGYSVTTRCESGQVVRDASYVEVDATIETRLASGKLISRIEQVIKSEPEASAPGVES; this is translated from the coding sequence ATGAATGTTCCCGAGCCGCTCGGCGTTGCCGAATTAACGCGTCAACTCAAGGAACTCGTCGAAGCGAATTTTCCGCACGTCGCGGTCCGCGGTGAAGTCTCCGGGCTGATGCGGGCGGGTTCGGGGCACGTCTATTTCACGCTGAAAGATGAGAAAGCCCAAATCCGCGGCGTCATGTGGCGAACCCGAGCGAGCCGCCTGCGATTCGACCTCGAAGATGGCATGGATGTCATCGCGGCCGGGCCGGTCGAGATTTACGCTGCCCGCGGCAGCTATCAGCTCATCTGCGAAGAACTCATTCCTGTCGGCGTTGGCCCGCTCGAACTGGCTTTTCGGCAGTTGCAGGAAAAGCTCTCGCGTGAGGGCTTATTCGACTCCGAACGAAAGCGACCGCTGCCTCGAATTCCGAATCGCATTGCGATCGTCACCAGCCCGACGAGTGCGGCCGTTCGCGATATGCTGCAGGTGATTTCGCGCCGCTGGCCGGCAGCGCCGATCGTCATTCTGCCGGTTCGAGTGCAGGGGGAGGGTGCCGCGAAGGAGATTGCCGCAGCCCTTGGCCAAATTCACCGACTCCTCGACGTCGACCTCGTGATCACCGGCCGCGGCGGCGGCAGCCTCGAAGACCTGTGGGCCTTCAATGAGGAGATTGTCGCCCGCGCCATCGCGGAGTGTCCGGTGCCGGTCGTTTCGGCCGTCGGGCACGAGATTGACGTGACGATTGCCGATCTCGTCGCCGACCGCCGGGCACTGACCCCCAGCGAAGCGGGCGAACTTGCTGTTCCCGATCGAGCCGAGTGGCGAGCGTTGCTCGATCGCCAGTCCGACCGACTGATGCGGGGACTGCGATCCACAGCCGATCGAGCCCGCACCCGGCTCGAATCCGTCAAGAATCATCGCGTCTTCAACCGCCCCGAGGAGATCATCCGCGAACGGACGCAACACGTTGACCTGTTGCAGGAACGCTTTACCCGCGGCGCCCGCGAACTACTCCGCCGGCAACGCTCGGCCCTTGATGCCCGCGCCGCCGAGCTTGATGCCCTCAGCCCGCTCGGCGTCCTCCGAAGGGGATACAGCGTCACAACTCGCTGTGAGAGCGGGCAGGTCGTCCGCGATGCTTCCTACGTCGAAGTGGACGCCACGATTGAAACCCGGCTCGCATCGGGCAAACTCATCAGTCGCATTGAACAAGTCATCAAAAGCGAGCCGGAAGCGTCAGCGCCCGGAGTTGAGTCTTAG
- a CDS encoding exodeoxyribonuclease VII small subunit: protein MPKKSESSDEQPSFESSVDELEQIVRDLEEGHLGLQESLGRFETGVKLLKTCYRTLEDAEKRIEVLAGWSEDGSPDLEDFDASATADESDKKAGRRKSAGRKKASKKKAEPEESSNEDNQLFS from the coding sequence ATGCCAAAGAAGTCTGAATCATCCGACGAGCAGCCCAGCTTCGAGTCGTCTGTCGACGAACTGGAGCAGATCGTCCGCGATCTCGAAGAGGGCCATCTCGGCCTGCAGGAGTCGCTGGGACGCTTCGAAACAGGGGTGAAGCTGCTGAAGACCTGTTACCGGACGTTGGAGGACGCCGAGAAAAGGATCGAAGTCCTGGCCGGCTGGAGCGAAGACGGCTCACCCGACCTCGAAGACTTCGACGCCTCCGCAACCGCTGATGAATCGGACAAGAAAGCGGGCCGCAGGAAATCGGCAGGCCGGAAGAAGGCCTCGAAAAAGAAAGCTGAGCCCGAAGAATCCTCCAACGAAGACAATCAACTCTTTTCATGA
- the hisC gene encoding histidinol-phosphate transaminase, translating to MSPFRPAVDAIEGYVPGEQPQETGWVKLNTNENPYPPSQQAIEAIVGKANDRLNVYPDPLARGFCQLVAEQMDLDPEWILPANGSDENLTILLRSFVEPGEQIACPYPSYILYETLAAIQGAGTQRLLLNADWSFDFAAAERTIANSKLVLVPNPNSPSGTKWSHDDLLRLVPPKGVFVLDEAYGAFADNPHDGSVLQSEAGRRIVMTRTVSKAFSLAGLRFGYAIAHPDLIRGMRKVKDSYNCDALAIAGATAALADTEWLTETTAKIRATRRRLSAALAELGFEVTPSQANFVWVTHPDRNHQSIYQSLKENRVLIRYMQYPEAPAFGAHGLDGLRITIGTDAEIDRFLDVLRIVLGRDSTSNV from the coding sequence ATGTCGCCTTTTCGTCCCGCCGTCGATGCCATCGAGGGCTACGTGCCCGGCGAGCAGCCGCAGGAGACCGGCTGGGTCAAACTCAATACGAACGAGAATCCTTACCCGCCGTCGCAACAAGCGATTGAAGCAATCGTCGGCAAAGCGAACGATCGCCTCAACGTTTATCCCGACCCGCTTGCCCGGGGATTCTGCCAACTCGTCGCGGAGCAGATGGACCTCGATCCCGAGTGGATTCTCCCCGCCAATGGCAGCGACGAAAACCTGACGATTTTGCTCCGCTCGTTTGTCGAGCCGGGCGAGCAGATCGCGTGTCCGTATCCGAGCTACATTCTTTACGAAACCCTCGCGGCAATTCAGGGAGCTGGTACGCAGCGACTGCTTCTCAACGCGGATTGGTCATTCGATTTCGCTGCTGCCGAACGCACGATTGCGAATTCAAAGCTGGTCCTCGTCCCGAACCCGAATTCGCCCTCCGGCACGAAATGGTCGCACGACGATCTTCTTCGACTCGTCCCGCCGAAGGGCGTATTCGTATTGGATGAAGCGTACGGTGCGTTTGCCGACAACCCGCACGATGGTTCAGTCTTACAGTCCGAGGCGGGCCGACGCATCGTAATGACGCGGACTGTAAGCAAAGCGTTTAGCCTCGCGGGGCTGCGATTCGGATACGCGATCGCCCACCCCGACCTCATCCGCGGCATGAGGAAGGTCAAGGACAGCTACAACTGCGATGCCCTCGCGATCGCCGGCGCCACCGCCGCTCTGGCCGATACCGAGTGGCTCACCGAGACGACCGCCAAAATCCGCGCCACCCGTCGACGACTTTCCGCCGCCCTCGCAGAACTCGGATTCGAAGTCACGCCGAGTCAGGCGAATTTCGTGTGGGTCACCCATCCCGACCGGAATCATCAGTCGATTTACCAATCGCTCAAAGAAAACCGCGTTCTTATCCGTTATATGCAATATCCGGAGGCTCCCGCCTTCGGCGCGCACGGCCTCGACGGGCTCCGTATCACGATCGGTACCGACGCCGAAATTGACCGCTTTCTTGACGTGCTTCGAATCGTCCTCGGCCGCGATTCGACTTCCAACGTTTAG
- the hisB gene encoding imidazoleglycerol-phosphate dehydratase HisB, producing the protein MPRTATINRSTKETTIELSLDLDGAGNSDIATGVGFFDHMLTLLARHGLFDLNVKADGDLDVDAHHTVEDVGICLGQAMREALGDKKGLTRYGSITLPMEETLITSAVDLGGRMMLVFDVAFETEKIGDFDTQLVREFWQAVASNVPMNLHLIRHHGENSHHVAEGVFKATARALRTAVAIDPREPGVPSSKGTL; encoded by the coding sequence ATGCCCCGCACCGCAACGATTAATCGCTCCACCAAAGAAACGACGATCGAACTCTCCCTCGATCTCGACGGGGCAGGCAACAGCGACATCGCAACCGGTGTCGGGTTCTTCGATCACATGCTGACGCTATTGGCCCGACACGGTCTGTTCGATTTAAACGTTAAAGCCGATGGCGATCTTGATGTCGATGCCCATCACACTGTCGAAGACGTCGGCATCTGTCTCGGGCAGGCGATGCGCGAAGCCCTCGGCGACAAAAAGGGCCTGACCCGTTATGGCTCGATTACTCTACCGATGGAGGAAACGCTGATCACCTCCGCCGTCGACTTGGGCGGGCGAATGATGCTGGTCTTCGACGTCGCCTTCGAGACCGAAAAGATCGGCGACTTCGATACCCAACTCGTCCGCGAGTTCTGGCAGGCGGTCGCTTCAAACGTCCCGATGAACCTGCACTTGATCCGGCACCACGGCGAAAACAGCCATCACGTGGCCGAAGGAGTATTCAAGGCGACGGCCCGCGCCCTTCGCACCGCCGTCGCGATCGACCCCCGCGAACCGGGCGTGCCGTCGTCCAAAGGCACGTTGTAG
- a CDS encoding flagellar hook-basal body protein encodes MIYGLYQSAQGAEARQFQLDVVANNLANAGANGFKRSLAVFAEFPPYDPDHQIPGDPGHNLNEHSGGMGVVGTLTDFSQGPLQETGGRFDLAITGPGFFVVSDAEGDYLTRGGSFALDPSGQLVTADHGLQVKSVQGRPINISADAVNVSVSADGSVIETSSENTSSVVGQMALAVPDDFNTVEHLGENLYQARSTSPPGPDTRIRQGYLEGSGTNPVVETVQMIEASRAFEANLNMIRFQEEALGRLLQSAGGR; translated from the coding sequence ATGATCTACGGACTGTATCAATCCGCCCAGGGTGCTGAAGCCCGGCAATTTCAGCTCGATGTCGTGGCGAACAATCTCGCCAACGCCGGGGCGAACGGATTCAAACGCTCACTCGCCGTCTTCGCCGAATTTCCGCCGTACGATCCCGACCACCAGATTCCCGGCGATCCGGGTCACAATTTGAACGAACACTCCGGCGGCATGGGAGTCGTCGGCACGTTGACGGACTTCAGCCAAGGGCCGCTGCAAGAAACCGGCGGGCGATTCGATCTGGCGATCACCGGGCCCGGCTTCTTCGTCGTTTCGGATGCCGAGGGCGACTATCTGACGCGCGGCGGCAGCTTCGCACTTGACCCGTCCGGCCAGTTGGTGACCGCCGATCACGGGCTTCAGGTCAAAAGCGTTCAGGGCCGACCGATCAACATTTCTGCGGACGCCGTCAATGTCTCGGTCTCAGCCGACGGGTCAGTAATCGAAACGAGTTCGGAAAATACCTCGAGTGTTGTGGGGCAGATGGCCCTTGCCGTACCAGACGACTTCAACACCGTCGAACACCTGGGTGAAAATCTCTATCAGGCACGGTCCACATCGCCGCCGGGTCCCGATACCAGAATCCGACAGGGTTACCTTGAGGGTTCGGGCACCAATCCGGTCGTCGAAACGGTCCAGATGATCGAGGCCAGCCGGGCCTTTGAAGCCAACCTCAATATGATTCGCTTTCAGGAAGAAGCACTCGGTCGACTGCTGCAATCAGCCGGCGGGCGATAG
- the flgG gene encoding flagellar basal-body rod protein FlgG, whose amino-acid sequence MSLRALHSAGTGMNAYSFNLDVIANNLANASTTAFKKSRTNFEDLYYEHIKPPGAPDQQGLPAPIGIEVGLGTRVAGTEGDFTQGSLRQTTQQLDLAITGDGFFRVQDPTGIDLYTRAGTFTVNANGDVVLGTADVSRLLADGLNIPQDALDLTISGDGVVAVRTAGNNQLQQVGNIELTRFINPQGLLRVGENLFQETDASGQAQQGIPGQDGLGTLKQGFLEDSNVEPVRELVDLIKSQRNFELNTQVVQAADQLLQLVANIRRF is encoded by the coding sequence ATGAGCCTCAGAGCACTGCACTCGGCCGGCACGGGAATGAACGCGTATTCGTTCAACCTCGATGTCATCGCCAACAATCTCGCCAACGCCAGCACAACAGCCTTTAAGAAGTCTCGAACAAACTTCGAAGACCTTTACTACGAACATATTAAGCCCCCGGGGGCTCCCGATCAGCAAGGACTACCTGCTCCGATCGGCATCGAAGTCGGTCTCGGTACGCGGGTCGCCGGAACTGAAGGCGACTTCACTCAAGGCAGCCTTCGCCAGACCACGCAGCAACTCGATCTCGCAATCACGGGGGACGGCTTCTTCCGAGTGCAGGATCCGACCGGAATCGACCTCTATACCCGCGCGGGAACATTTACCGTCAATGCGAACGGAGACGTCGTGCTTGGGACTGCCGACGTGAGTCGATTACTCGCCGATGGGCTGAACATTCCGCAAGATGCCCTCGACCTCACGATCTCCGGCGACGGTGTGGTGGCAGTTCGAACTGCCGGGAACAACCAGTTGCAACAGGTCGGCAATATTGAACTCACCCGTTTTATTAATCCACAGGGACTGCTTCGCGTTGGCGAAAATCTCTTCCAGGAGACCGATGCCTCCGGCCAGGCCCAGCAAGGCATACCGGGACAGGACGGCCTGGGCACGCTCAAACAGGGATTTCTTGAAGACTCCAACGTCGAACCCGTTCGAGAACTCGTCGACCTCATTAAATCGCAGCGAAACTTCGAATTAAACACCCAAGTCGTCCAAGCCGCCGATCAATTGTTGCAACTGGTTGCCAATATTCGAAGGTTCTAG